The following proteins come from a genomic window of Canis lupus familiaris isolate Mischka breed German Shepherd chromosome 31, alternate assembly UU_Cfam_GSD_1.0, whole genome shotgun sequence:
- the MRPL39 gene encoding 39S ribosomal protein L39, mitochondrial isoform X5 has protein sequence MSTSILHAARHPREAGPAVPVWVSRPACQHPQDALNALSIFPAYRTSGSNLNILCREQGVRPALWARTRGREEREGAGRTPRLQRGHHAFVHPSIHPSIHPSIHPSIHPSIHPSIHPSIHPATDPQRGANAPPAGGARPRASGPERKPSYGTRGACSEFPGRRAGEELREAVPSAAEAAMAARAWGLRLGRAAPGGGLGWRSIAASPASRLSPAELIEMRNDLFNKEKTRQLSLTPRTEKIEVKHVGKTDPGTVFVMNKNVSTPYSCAMHLSEWYCRKSILALVDGQPWDMYKPLTKSCEIEFLTFKDRDPGEVNKAYWRSCAMMMGCVIERAFKDEYVVSLIRAPEVPVICGAFCYDVVLDKRLDEWMPTKENLRSLTKDARALIYKDLPFETLEVEAKVALEIFQHNKYKMDFIEEKASQNPERIVKLHRFGDFIDVSEGPLIPRTSICFQYEVSAVHNLQANQLNLVRRFQGLSLPVHLRAHFTIWHKLLERSRKMVTEDQTKPTEESAST, from the exons ATGTCGACGTCTATCCTGCACGCAGCCAGGCACCCTCGCGAGGCTGGTCCCGCTGTACCCGTCTGGGTCTCCAGGCCGGCCTGCCAGCATCCCCAGGATGCCTTGAACGCGCTCTCTATCTTCCCTGCATACCGCACAAGCGGATCTAATTT AAATATTCTTTGCCGGGAGCAAGGGGTTCGCCCAGCTCTTTGGGCTCGAACCCGTGGAAGGGAGGAGCGTGAAGGCGCGGGTCGGACTCCGCGCCTCCAAAGAGGACAC caTGCattcgtccatccatccatccatccatccatccatccatccatccatccatccatccatccatccatccatccatccatccatccatccatccatcccgcCACTGATCCTCAGCGAGGCGCAAACGCGCCCCCTGCAGGCGGCGCGCGGCCGCGAGCGTCGGGACCGGAACGAAAACCGTCCTACGGAACGCGAGGCGCGTGCTCCGAGTTTccggggaggagggcaggagaggagctGCGCGAGGCGGTCCCTTCGGCAGCGGAGGCGGCAATGGCCGCGCGGGCCTGGGGGCTGCGCCTCGGGCGGGCCGCCCCCGGTGGCGGGCTTGGCTGGA GATCGATAGCGGCATCCCCAGCGTCTCGCCTGTCACCGGCAGAACTGATAGAAATGCGGAATGACCtctttaataaagagaaaaccagGCAGTTATCGTTAACTCCTCGGACTGAGAAGATCGAAGTCAAGCACGTTGGGAAAACGGACCCTGGCACCGTCTTTGTGATGAACAAAAACGTTTCCACGCCTTACAGTTGTGCTATGC ATTTAAGTGAGTGGTACTGCAGGAAGTCCATCCTGGCTCTTGTGGACGGACAGCCTTGGGACATGTATAAGCCTTTGACCAAATCCTGTGAAATTGAATTTCTTACTTTCAAAGATCGTGATCCAGGAGAAGTGAATAAG gctTATTGGCGTTCTTGTGCCATGATGATGGGCTGTGTGATAGAGAGGGCATTCAAAGATGAATATGTGGTCAGTTTGATCAGAGCTCCAGAAGTTCCTG TAATCTGTGGAGCCTTCTGCTATGATGTAGTTCTGGATAAGAGACTTGATGAGTGGATGCCAACAAAA GAGAACCTACGTTCCCTCACAAAAGATGCTCGTGCTTTAATTTATAAAGATCTTCCATTTGAAACTCTGGAAGTGGAAGCAAAAGTGGCATTAGAAATATTTCAGCACAACAA GTACAAAATGGATTTCATAGAAGAGAAggcatctcagaaccctgagagaATAGTTAAGCTACACAG ATTTGGTGACTTCATTGATGTGAGTGAGGGTCCTCTCATTCCAAGAACTAGTATTTGTTTCCAGTATGAAGTATCAGCAGTTCATAATCTTCAAGCCAACCAGTTGAATCTTGTACGAAGATTCCAGGGTCTGTCTTTACCTGTACACTTAAGA gCACATTTTACTATATGGCATAAACTATTGGAAAGATCTCGGAAAATG